AGCGGCTCGTCCGCGGACTCGGCCTGGGCCACCAGCACGGGGAAGATGTCCATCAGCATGCCGGAATCCCAGCCGCTCCATCGCAGGGCCGCCAGGAGCTCCTCCAGCGACATCTCCTCGTAGTGCTTCGCGAGCCGCTTCAGGAGGGTGGAGTAGTCGTCCGGTCCGAACTTCTCGATGGCCTCCTCGTACGCCAGCTCCGTCTCACCATGGCCGTCCGGCGGCTGGCCCAGGAGGAAGGCAGCCACGTGCAGGCTCACGTGGCGGTGGATGGGACGCAGCACCTGACCGTCCCGGCGGCGGAAGTACTGGCCGATGGCGTCGTAGTTCACCATCAGCGAGAAGGCCCCCCCGTGCTTCACCAGGCTCACTCCGGACGAGCGCTCCCGAAGCTCGTCCTCGCTGGCGTGGCCCTTGTCTCCGGAGAGCAGCAGCAGGCGGTCCCCCGCGAGCCGTTGCAGCCGGCGGAGGCACCGCAGCGCGCTGGAGGGGAACAGGAACGTCGTGTCGTCCAGCCGCTCCTGGTAGTCCGCCAGGATGCGGTCCAGCTCCACGTCCCCATAACAGGCGCCCTCCGCCGGGTGGTCCTCGAAGGACACCACGGCTCGCTCCAGGAGGTCCGGCGCGGCCAGCTCCGGCTCGGGCCGCGGGGAGGCGACGGAGACGAGGCACTCGTGGAGGACGCCGTCGTGCAGGGAGAAGGCGTCCTGCGGAATGCTGTCGAAGAAGTAGTTGGCCACCAACGCCAGCGGATTGGCCACCGTCCCCGGCGCCAGGACGATGCCGGAGTGGCGGAGCTCGAGCTGCTCGTCGCGCTCGGCATCGAAGCGGGCGATGTCCAGCAGTCCCTCCTCCAGGAAGGGCTGGAGGCGTGGATGGGACAGCCAGAACTCGAGGTTGCGCTCCGGCAGGTCCGTCATCACGTACCGGAAGGCCACGTCCCTCAGCTGGGAGCGAGCGCGCAGCTGCCGGAAGGCCTCCAGGAAGTGGAAGGCGAAGCGCCCCGCGCCGGCTCCGAGCTCGATGAGGTAGAAGGGCTGGCCCGGGTCCGGCGCCAGGAGCCGGCCGCCCTCTCCCCGAGCGCCCCCGCACCAGTCCCGCATCCAGCCGAGCACCACCTGCGCATAGGCCCGGCCGATGACGGGATTGCTGGTGATGAAGTTCGGAACGAGGCCCTGACGCCAGGCCTCGATGCCCTGGTGCTCGAAGAAGGCCCGCTGACATCCCCAGAGCAGGGAACGCGACAGGCGCTGATTGCGCTCGAGGACGAACTGGGGCGGGTGGGGTTCGGTGGCCATCTTGGCTAGGGCGGTGTCCCAACGTCCCACCGGAGGTGGGGAGCGTCAAGCGAACGCCAGGGGCGGAGGGGGGCACGACGCACTTGACGATCGAGCATCGGGCACCTAACTCCCCCCCGCATGAAAATGAACAACGTGTTGTGGCTGGTGGGAGCGGTGGGACTCCTCGGTTGTGGTGACTCGACCCTCGCCGGCATCACGGGCAAGCAGGTCGACGCGGTGAGCGTCGCGGCCGACAACACCTGCGACGCCTACGAGCGCTGCGGGGAGATCGGCAGCGGCAAGGATTTCACCAACCGCGACGAGTGCATCACGAACCGCAAGTCGTTCTGGAACGATCGGTGGTCGATGGCCGACTGTGACGGGATGATCAACGGAGACAAGCTCCAGTTCTGCCTGGACGCCATCAACTCGACCTCGTGTACCGACATCTTCGACAAGGCCGACACCATCTACACGAAGTGCGCGAAGTCCGACGTCTGCAGCGGCAAGCAGTAGCACCGGGCTCGAGTCGCACCACACGGTCGTGGGGGCCCCGGCTCCACTGGAACTGGCCGAGGCCCCTGTGCTTTCCTTTCCGGATGGAAAGACCCACCCCGCTCTCCCGCGCGTGGCGCACCGCCGCGCTGCTCTCCAGTCTCTGCTTCGGCCCCCTGGCATCCGCCCAGAGCGCGACTCCCCCGGAGAAGATCGTCGGCTGGTACGGCTTCGAGGTGACGGCCGATCATGAAGTGAAGTGCCGGAAGATGACCCAGGCCGACTCGAAGACCTTCAAGGATTGCCAGACCACCAGCAGCGGGGTCTTCGAGTGCCGCGTCGACGACGAGAAAGCCTTCTGGGTCTACAAGAAGAAGAAGGCCTGCGACCAGGCGCTGAAGGCCTGGAGCTCGGATGAGTTCCAGGGATGAGCGGCGTACGCGATGAGTTCGAGGCGTGGCGGCAACGCAGGTTGGCCGAGCTGACGGAGGAGCGGAACGAGCTCACCGGCCAGCGCGAGCACCTCGATGCGAGGAAACGCCCCGCCCTTCCCACGGGACCTGCCGGCGAGGAGATCGCCCGGACCCTGGGGGAATTCCTCCAGCGGAACCGGTGCGAGGAAGGCACACTGGAGATGACCCGCATCGAGAACGGGGAGACCGAGCAGTTCGACTCGCTCGTGTATGCCACGGGAGCCAATGGCCAGCCCGAGAGCTTCTTCCAGTTCCGATTCGAGCCGTTCGCCACCCTCGCGGAGAAGCTCCTTCAGCAGTACCCGGGGAACGGCGTGCTCACCGTCCGGGTGGACCTGATCGCGCGGACTTCCTCGGTGACCCTGATGGGCGCGGCGGAGGTCAAGAGCCTGCGGGAGCTGGAGCAGCTGGAGAATGCCACGAGGCAGGTGGACGCGCGGCTGGCCTATTTTCGTAACGTGGCGCCGAGTGACGAGCCCTTCGGCCCCGAGCTGGCCTGGAGCGTGGCGAGGAGGTTGAAGACGGGTGCGTCGCTCGGATTCAGCCACCGCGACTACTGCGGCATGGGCCTGTACAAGGACGAGGATGAGAGCTTCGTCTACGCCTCGCTGTGGGACGGGTTCGGCGGCCAGGAGGTGCGGCGGTTCGAGGACGAGGAACACCTCGCCCGATGGCTCGCCCAGCAGAGCGACCTCTCACTCTCCAATTACGGCGATGACTTCGCCTTCTTGAACCAGACCCTCAATCGCAAGCGCCTGGAGGAGTTCGTCAACACCTGAAGCGACCGGCACGCCCGTCGCACCCGCTCAGTGGACGATGAAGTCGAACCGCTCGATCGCGGCCTTGAGCTCGTCCTCGGTCGTGCCCGAGCGCTTTGCCTCGGCGGGCGCGTAGAATGTCGTCGCCACTACCGAGGGAACCTCCTTGTAATCGCCCTCCAACGTGACCGGACGAAAACTTCCTGGCCACTCCACGCTCGTGAGCTCGTGGCCTCTGCCGATGGGATCGAGGATGGTGAAGCAGGGCCAACGCGGCAATCGCAACGTCCGCATGTCGCAATTGTGGAAGCGGCACAGGTCCAGGCGGGCCTCGGAGAAGTCAC
This is a stretch of genomic DNA from Archangium violaceum. It encodes these proteins:
- a CDS encoding SAM-dependent methyltransferase, which codes for MATEPHPPQFVLERNQRLSRSLLWGCQRAFFEHQGIEAWRQGLVPNFITSNPVIGRAYAQVVLGWMRDWCGGARGEGGRLLAPDPGQPFYLIELGAGAGRFAFHFLEAFRQLRARSQLRDVAFRYVMTDLPERNLEFWLSHPRLQPFLEEGLLDIARFDAERDEQLELRHSGIVLAPGTVANPLALVANYFFDSIPQDAFSLHDGVLHECLVSVASPRPEPELAAPDLLERAVVSFEDHPAEGACYGDVELDRILADYQERLDDTTFLFPSSALRCLRRLQRLAGDRLLLLSGDKGHASEDELRERSSGVSLVKHGGAFSLMVNYDAIGQYFRRRDGQVLRPIHRHVSLHVAAFLLGQPPDGHGETELAYEEAIEKFGPDDYSTLLKRLAKHYEEMSLEELLAALRWSGWDSGMLMDIFPVLVAQAESADEPLRQEVCWAIQQVWETDYPLGAEEEDLAFHLGILLYVMDRPEQALTFFEHSLRLCDEEPGTYFNQGMCHVRLRQDARALECFERALALAPDFSEAREMLSQLQSPDWRQGPEEDEEAGGAGE
- a CDS encoding DUF6184 family natural product biosynthesis lipoprotein, with the protein product MKMNNVLWLVGAVGLLGCGDSTLAGITGKQVDAVSVAADNTCDAYERCGEIGSGKDFTNRDECITNRKSFWNDRWSMADCDGMINGDKLQFCLDAINSTSCTDIFDKADTIYTKCAKSDVCSGKQ